The nucleotide window GTAGGGCGCCGTAGGCGGCGGCGGCGGCGCGCCCGGCACCATCAGGAACTCGAGGTCCATGGCCCGGGAGTCTAGCACCGTCCGGTCATGTACGACTCGGGCGGGCCGGACGGGACGCGTTTCGTGGCCCTGGTGCGTCCGCACTAGAAAAAGGGGCGGAATGACGGATGGTCAAAACTCCACCTTCCCGGCGAGAATGAGGAGACGCTGGGACTCCAGACCAAGGAGGTGTCGCTATGAGCCTGCACCACGATCTCTTGGCCGAGCTCGAGCTGACGATGGTTCCCTCGCTGAGGATCCGCCCGGCGCGGGGCATGTATGTGCCCGCGAGCGAGCTGGCGAAGGCGGCCACCCGAAGCGGGTCATGCCGCCGGCGCTTCTGGTGCGGGATCAAGAAGCAGGAGGTGGAGGTCGAGTTCGAGACGAAGCGATTTCTCGGGTTCCCGCGCCTCGTCGGCGTGAAGCGCTGCAGCGTGTTCGACGAGCCGGAGAAAGCGGCCTGTGGTCGCCACTGCCTGGACTCGAAGTTCCGCCGGCAGTGGCCGTTCGCCCTGCCCACGGCTGACCATCGGCGCCCGCTCGGGGGCTAGCCGGCGCGGCGGCTACGCCGGATCCAGCCCCACGATCTCGTTGAACCGTCCGAAGCCGATGTAGAGCGTCGTGTGGGCGACCAGCTCGATGATCTCGGCCTCCGAGAAGTGCTGGCGCATCTCCGACCAGAGCGTGTCGTCGACTTTCTGGTGGTCGACGGCGAGCTTCTCGGCGAATCGGATGGCGGCCCGCTCCCGCGGGCTCAGGAGATCCGAGCTCTCGTCGTTGATCGCGGCGATCTTCGCTTCTGTCGCCCCCGCATGCCGTGCCCCGGCATAGCGCAGGGTGAGTCAGTATCGGCAGGCGTTGAGGCCGGCGATCTTGATCCGCACCAGCTCGCGGAGCACCGGATCGATCGCGCCCTCGCGCCCGAGCGCGGCGCGGAATGCGCCGAGCGCCTTGAAGACGGCCGGATTCTTCGCGTAGGTTCGCGTGCTCGCCGAGGTGCCGGTCTGGCGCTCGGCCTCCTCGCAGGCGTGCCGGATCTCGTCGTCGACCTCATGGATGTTCAGCGGCTCGATCCTCGCCATCGTCGCCTCCTCATGGACTGCACGTAGATGATCGCCCAGCGCGGGCGGCCGAATGGCCGACCACCTGGCGCGCACCATGATGCCCCAGCATGACCGGCAACGCCAGGTGTGCTACGCTTCCCGCGCTTGCCGGGCGACCGGATATCCCACAACGCGAGGTGCGACAGTGCGACCGAACAAGATCAAGCAGATGTGGCGCGACGGGCGATGGGTCACCATGGGCTGGCTCTCGGTGTCCCATGGGTTCACCGCCGAGGTGATGGCCCGCCAGGGTTTCGACGCCCTGGTCGTGGACATGCAGCACGGGACCACCGACATGAGCGATCTCTGGCCGATGCTGCAGGCGATCTCGCAGACCGACACGGTGCCGGTGGTGCGGGTGGCGTGGAACGACCCGGCGACCATCATGAAATCGCTGGACCTCGGCGCGTACGGCATCCTCGTGCCGCTGATCAATACCGCCGAGGACGCGGCGAAGGCGGTGGCCGCGTGCCGCTATCCGCCGGTGGGCATGCGCTCGTCCGGGCCGGTGCGCGCCGTGCACTACGGCGGCGCCGACTACGTGGCCAAGGCGAACGACGAGATCGTCGTGATGGCGATGGTGGAGACGAAGGAAGGGCTCGCCAACCTGGACGCCATCTGCGCCACGCCCGGGCTCGACGCCGTCTACATCGGTCCCGCCGACCTATCGTTCGCGCTGGGCTTGCCGCCCGGCCCCGACAAGACCGACCCGGTGCACATGGCCGCGTGTGACAAGATCCGCGATACGGCGCACAAGCACGGCATCAAGGCGTGCATGCACTGCGCGAGCGCGGCCTTCGCGGCCGGCGCGGTGAAGCGCGGCTTCGACCTCGTCATGCTCACGTCGGATCTGGCGTCGATGATCGCCGGGGTCCGCCGCCAGCTCGATGAGCTCAAGGCTCTGGTGTGAGCGGAGGCAACACCCGTTCTCAGTCATGACCCGCCGAGCCTGAAGGGCTTCCCCAGGGGTCTGCGGTGTCAGCGCGCGGCTCAGCTCGATCCCAAGCTGGGCGACAGCGAGCGAATCGACAGCGTGATCAGGGAGCTGGGCGGATAGGCTCGCCGCCGTCGCCCGCCCCGGGTGTCGAACCGGGCCGTTTCGGGGGTAGGGGCGGTTCGGAATCGTAAAGCTTTCCGTCAATCGCACAGTCATCCGAGTGTTCGACTCCAGCCGAACTCCCCACCGGCCCCCCTGCCGCTGTCCTGATGCCGGCAGGGGGGCGGAACGTCTCGCGTAATCAACCAGTTGGCTGATGCCCCCCCCTGGGCTTTTTTTGCCGTCGCAAACGGCCCTGGGTCAGTTGGGGATCTTTACATGTCGGCCGGGAGCGGTTTGCGCAGGTAGACGTATCGTACGGTCTCTAAAGTGTTTTCTTAATCTGGCACCCCTTGTGCTCCCCAAAACCTTGGACGCGTTGTCTCGTCACGCCACAACGAACTGGACTCCTTGCGGGGGGAATAGTCATGAGGAGACTGCTGGCGCTTGGGCTTCTCGTATGCGCGATGACGGCTGTTCAGGCCGAAGGCGCTGTGATCGTCACGAGCGATAAGGTGACCTTCCTCACCTCCACCGGCGCAACCAGTGCCACCGGTCCGCTGCCCGACCTCGGCACAGCCACACCACAGCCTGTTACCGTCGGATCCATCACGTTCAGCTCGCCGCCGCCCAGCACTGTCGTCATCGGTGTGGCCGGGCATGGGATTCTCGATTGGACGACGCTTCTGCCCGGAAACGATATCGCCATCAACGCCGTCGAGAACCTCAACATGGTGTCGGCCGCGCCCGTTTTCGCAATGGGTTTCGATTTCGTCGAGCCGGCCCTTGGTGGCAGCACCACCGACACCTGCTTCGTGGCGATCTGCACGGATTCGACCTTCGCGGTCACCGTGAAGAACGGATCGACGATTATCCACGCCTTCACGTTCAACGCCGCGGACGATGTCGCGGCGTTCGTCGGCGTGTGGTCGTCGGACGCCTTCGATCGCCTCGAAATCCGCGAGCTCAACAATACTATCGACGACGAATTCTGGGGCCAAGTCTATACGGGTGACCGCCCCCTGCCCGCCGTCCCAGCGCCCATGACGCTCGCCCTGTTGGGCGCCGGTCTTGCCGGTCTCGGCCTGATGCGCCGGTGCGCGCGCTGAGACCGCTGGTGCCGGACATCGACTAGGCTCGGCCCATAGCAGTTCGTATCGGCAGTGTTTTTCAATGATTGTCCGCTGGCACTAGACTTGCCGGCCAGTCGCCGGGCGCATCATGAACTCGACGACCTGCCGCTTCATCGAGGAGGATGAGATATGGCTCTCAGATCATTGACCCTGGGGTTTGCTGTCGTGGTGGGGGTCGGGGCGGTTCTACTTTCGACCGAGGCGGGCGCCGTACCGGTCACGAACCCGAGCTTCGAGGCCGTCCAGATCGGCTCACCGTTCTTCTCGACGAACGTCGCCGATGTTCCGGGCTGGACGCGCTCCGGTGCGGCGGGTGACGCGGCAGTGTGGCATGTCGGCTATGTAGACGGGGGTGGAAGCATTACGGTCGCCGGCGAGGGCAATCAGTTCGTCACCCTCGGCGGCGGAGCCAGCGGATCGGTGGGCGAGACGCACTGGTCGCAGACGATCGGTGGCTTCGTGCCGGGGCTGGACTACGCGCTGAGCTTCATGATGGCGACCGAGCACGGCACGGACCTGCCGGAATTCGCCATTTCACAAACCATCACGGTCTCACTCCTTTCGGGCTCCGATACAGCCGCGCAGTCATTCACGGAGGATGCGCCTGACGGCGCGAACTATTGGCGAGTCTGGGTGACGAAGCTCATGGTGTTCCACGCGACGGATTCAACCGTTACGCTGGATTTCGGTTCCATCACGCCATTTGACGTCGGCCTGGACAACGTGCGCATCGACGCGGCGGCGGTCCCTGAACCCGGCTCCCTGCTTTTGCTCGGCATCGGACTGGCGGCCCTCGTGCTGTCGAGCGCAGGCGCTCGTCTCACCCGCGCGGCGTGGAGGTGCGGTCGCCCGTAAGGGCTGCTCCCGCCCCTGAGTCCTGAGTGCCGATCAGGCGCGCGCGTGCCGCGCGGCGAATCGCTCGATCCGCGCTCACACCGCCGTCGTGCTCGCCGTAGAGCACCAGGACCGGCGCTTTCACGCCCTTCGCCTCGGCGGAGAAGTCCGTCTTGTGAAAGGCGGTGAAGTAGTGTGAGAACGCGTCCGGCGTCGCCGTCCGCCGCGCATGCTGGAGGATGTGGGCGGTCACGGTCGGCGCGAGGCGCTGGCCGGGCGAGCCCTCGATCACCGTTCTCGCGGCCGCATCGTCGCGGACGACGCTCTCGAACATCCGTGCGACCTCCGGCGGGAACGGCACGCCGCTCGCGGGCACCGGGGTCACGCCGACGATCGTCCGCACTCGCCCGCCGGCGTCCACCGCCACGCGCTGCGCGGCCATGCCGCCCATTAGGGCTACGATCGCCGCTTGGCCATGGGTGCCGTGTTACAGCGCTGTCGCTCATGAGCTGGGAAGATCCCCCGAAACCTCGGCTGGCGTACAATGCTTGGCGAGCCGCCGCCGAAGGCGAGACGGGCGACTCTGGCAATGCAGTGGCAACGTCCGCAAAGCGTGAGAGCGAACCGCGGCCGAGCAATCACGGGAGACACGCCATGACCACTCCGATACGCATCGCCCACTACCTCAACCAGTTCTTCGCCGGCATCGGCGGGGAGGAGCGCGCAGACGTCGGCGTGTCCGTGCGGGAGGGGCCGGTGGGCCCGGGCCGCGCGCTCCAGGCCGCTCTGGGCGACGCGGCGCGGGTGGTGGGCACCGTGATCTGCGGCGACAACTTCATCAACGAGAGCCCGGAAGCGGCGCTGGCGGCCATCGTCGCGCATCTGCGCGAGCTGGCGCCCGACGTGGTGGTGGCGGGGCCGGCTTTCGGCTCCGGGCGCTACGGCCTGGCCTGCGGCATGGTCTGCCGCGCGGCGCGGGAAGCGGAGCTCCCGGCTGTGACCGCCATGCATCCCGAGAACCCCGGCGCCCTCGCCTACCGGCGGGAAATCATCATCGTCCCCGCCGGCGAAAGCTCCACGTCCATGCAGCCGGCGCTGGCGGGGTTGGCACGGCTCGCCCTCAAGCTCGGCCGCGGCGAGCCGCTCGGGCCCGCGGAGATCGAGGGCTACATTTCCCAGGGTACCCGCCTGGTCTGGGACCGCGGCCGCCCCGGCTACCAGCGCGCGCTCGACATGCTGCTGGCCAAGCTCCACGGCCGGCCCTTCGTCAGCGAGGTGCCGTTCCGCGCCCCCGAGCGCGTGACGCCGGCCCTTCCCATCGCCGATCTCTCGCGGGCGCGCATCGCCATGGTCACGACGGGCGGGCTCGTGCGCAAGGGCAACCCGGACAAGCAGGTGGCGGCCAATGCCACGCGCTACCACCGCCATTCGGTGAAGGACCTCGAGGCCCTGACCCCGGAAGGCTGGGAGGCCTACCACGCCGGCTACTTCAACCACATCGTCAACCGGAATCCGAACTATATCCTGCCCCTGTCCTTCCTGCGCGACCTCGAGGGCAAGGGGCAGATCGGGCGGGTGCACGAGTCGATGTACGCGCTGCCCGGCGTCTCGACGCCGGTGGCCATGGCGCGCCAGCTCGGGCGCGCGATCGCGGAAGATCTCAAGGCGGGTGGGGTGGAGGGGGTGCTCCTCGTCGCCACCTGAGGCACCTGTAATCGTTGCGGCGCAACGATAGCCAAGGAGATCGAGCGGGCCGGGATCCCGGTGGGGATGATCTCGGCCATCTACACCTTCGCGATGACCACGGGCGCCAACCGGGTGATTCGCGGCGCCCGCATCGAGCATGTCTGCGGCGATCCGAGCCTGGGGCCGGAGAAGGACTACGCCTACGGGATGCGCATCGTCCGGAAGGCTCTCGAAGCGCTCACCGTCCCGGTGATGGGACCCACCCTCTTCGACCCCCAGGCGGGGGACATCCAGGAGCCGAGCCATGCGTCTTGAGCTGGGGAGCTTCCCGGTCCGCACCATCAGCTTCGGTCCGGCCACGCGGTGGGATGCCGGGCACCTCACGGTGGACCGGGCGGCGGCGCTCCGCGAGGTGCGGCGCGACCCGCGTATCGTCACCGCCGACCTCGAGCTCGCCGCGCCGGGCGACTCCGTGCGCATCTGGCCCGTGCGCGACGTGATCGAGCCGCGGATCAAGGTGGAGGGGCCCGGGCAGTGCTATCCGGGCATCTGCGGGCGCGACGTCACGACGGTGGGCGAGGGGCGCACGCATCGGCTGTCGGGGATGGGCGTGGTCGAGGTTTCGAGCGTCAACTGGCACGACGCCGGCGGCGACTTCGTCGAGACCTACCTCGACATGGCCGGTCCCTTCGCCGAGATGTATCCCTACCAGCGCCTGCAGCTCCTCTGCGCGGTGGTCGAGCCCGACCCCGCGCTGTCCGACGAGAGCCGCAACGACGCCGTCCACAAGGCAGCGCTGACCGTGAGCGATCACGTGGCGCGCGCCACCGCGGGCCTCACGCCGCCCGAGCGCGAGACGTTCGAGCTGACGCCATGCGACCCGGCGCTACCGCGCGTGGCCTATATCTGGGGCGTGCACTCGCCGCAGGCCATGTCGGGCTCGCTCACCGCCTTCTGCACGGCGACCTACGGGCTCACCCAGCTCACGCCGCCGTGGATGCTCCACCCCAACGAGATCATCGACGGAGCGCTCACCGGCCCCTACCGCACGGCCTTCGCCATGTCGTGGACGGTGGCCAATAATCCGCTCTTCCTCGACCTCTTCCGGCGCCACGGCAAGGACTGGAACTTCCTCGGGGTGATCGTGCTCCGCACCGAGTGGACGACCCAGCACGA belongs to Candidatus Rokuibacteriota bacterium and includes:
- a CDS encoding ESPR-type extended signal peptide-containing protein, whose translation is MSLHHDLLAELELTMVPSLRIRPARGMYVPASELAKAATRSGSCRRRFWCGIKKQEVEVEFETKRFLGFPRLVGVKRCSVFDEPEKAACGRHCLDSKFRRQWPFALPTADHRRPLGG
- a CDS encoding carboxymuconolactone decarboxylase family protein, encoding MARIEPLNIHEVDDEIRHACEEAERQTGTSASTRTYAKNPAVFKALGAFRAALGREGAIDPVLRELVRIKIAGLNACRY
- a CDS encoding aldolase/citrate lyase family protein, coding for MADHLARTMMPQHDRQRQVCYASRACRATGYPTTRGATVRPNKIKQMWRDGRWVTMGWLSVSHGFTAEVMARQGFDALVVDMQHGTTDMSDLWPMLQAISQTDTVPVVRVAWNDPATIMKSLDLGAYGILVPLINTAEDAAKAVAACRYPPVGMRSSGPVRAVHYGGADYVAKANDEIVVMAMVETKEGLANLDAICATPGLDAVYIGPADLSFALGLPPGPDKTDPVHMAACDKIRDTAHKHGIKACMHCASAAFAAGAVKRGFDLVMLTSDLASMIAGVRRQLDELKALV
- a CDS encoding PEP-CTERM sorting domain-containing protein (PEP-CTERM proteins occur, often in large numbers, in the proteomes of bacteria that also encode an exosortase, a predicted intramembrane cysteine proteinase. The presence of a PEP-CTERM domain at a protein's C-terminus predicts cleavage within the sorting domain, followed by covalent anchoring to some some component of the (usually Gram-negative) cell surface. Many PEP-CTERM proteins exhibit an unusual sequence composition that includes large numbers of potential glycosylation sites. Expression of one such protein has been shown restore the ability of a bacterium to form floc, a type of biofilm.) gives rise to the protein MRRLLALGLLVCAMTAVQAEGAVIVTSDKVTFLTSTGATSATGPLPDLGTATPQPVTVGSITFSSPPPSTVVIGVAGHGILDWTTLLPGNDIAINAVENLNMVSAAPVFAMGFDFVEPALGGSTTDTCFVAICTDSTFAVTVKNGSTIIHAFTFNAADDVAAFVGVWSSDAFDRLEIRELNNTIDDEFWGQVYTGDRPLPAVPAPMTLALLGAGLAGLGLMRRCAR
- a CDS encoding PEP-CTERM sorting domain-containing protein codes for the protein MALRSLTLGFAVVVGVGAVLLSTEAGAVPVTNPSFEAVQIGSPFFSTNVADVPGWTRSGAAGDAAVWHVGYVDGGGSITVAGEGNQFVTLGGGASGSVGETHWSQTIGGFVPGLDYALSFMMATEHGTDLPEFAISQTITVSLLSGSDTAAQSFTEDAPDGANYWRVWVTKLMVFHATDSTVTLDFGSITPFDVGLDNVRIDAAAVPEPGSLLLLGIGLAALVLSSAGARLTRAAWRCGRP
- a CDS encoding glycine/betaine/sarcosine/D-proline family reductase selenoprotein B translates to MTTPIRIAHYLNQFFAGIGGEERADVGVSVREGPVGPGRALQAALGDAARVVGTVICGDNFINESPEAALAAIVAHLRELAPDVVVAGPAFGSGRYGLACGMVCRAAREAELPAVTAMHPENPGALAYRREIIIVPAGESSTSMQPALAGLARLALKLGRGEPLGPAEIEGYISQGTRLVWDRGRPGYQRALDMLLAKLHGRPFVSEVPFRAPERVTPALPIADLSRARIAMVTTGGLVRKGNPDKQVAANATRYHRHSVKDLEALTPEGWEAYHAGYFNHIVNRNPNYILPLSFLRDLEGKGQIGRVHESMYALPGVSTPVAMARQLGRAIAEDLKAGGVEGVLLVATUGTCNRCGATIAKEIERAGIPVGMISAIYTFAMTTGANRVIRGARIEHVCGDPSLGPEKDYAYGMRIVRKALEALTVPVMGPTLFDPQAGDIQEPSHAS
- a CDS encoding glycine/sarcosine/betaine reductase component B subunit → MRLELGSFPVRTISFGPATRWDAGHLTVDRAAALREVRRDPRIVTADLELAAPGDSVRIWPVRDVIEPRIKVEGPGQCYPGICGRDVTTVGEGRTHRLSGMGVVEVSSVNWHDAGGDFVETYLDMAGPFAEMYPYQRLQLLCAVVEPDPALSDESRNDAVHKAALTVSDHVARATAGLTPPERETFELTPCDPALPRVAYIWGVHSPQAMSGSLTAFCTATYGLTQLTPPWMLHPNEIIDGALTGPYRTAFAMSWTVANNPLFLDLFRRHGKDWNFLGVIVLRTEWTTQHEKQMIANQTAKTARMLGAQGAVVTWDAGGNEFIEVVRTIQACERLGIKTVFLTSEDDATDGAPTMLEPLPEADAIVSTSFFKNVTLKVADPGPVSRVIGLERKVIHRGSGVGLHGGSDSALPTAGTLPPPWRYDDHYGFGSLSCIE